The window atcccccacaggggtagcagcagcagcctggcgctcggggggctatttaaagggcacgGGCCTCCCCTCCTTCTACTGCcacggtcctttaaatagccgcgggagccctggggaagaggTTGAGTTCTGGTGTCTATTTAAAGTGCTGAAGTGGTAGAAGCaacgggagccccagactttttaaataggccccagagccctgcagccctaccccaggcctccagcagtggggctctggtagcaatttaaagggcttggagctccagCCGCTGTTGGGAGCCCCACACCCTTTAAATttccccctggggaagccaggccatcCCGGTACAGtgcactggctcttgccggtacgcagAACCGGtgcttgggtgcggggccctcttagggatGGGGctcgattcaggggaattggttgaattggcctaaagccggccctggatacTAGTACCAGTACTtaggtttttattttgaatttgattATCGTTTCATAGCTTTGTTGCTAATATGAAGACACTCCTGCTGAGGCtcgtagcttttttttttttaatgtaatctgTAGTAGGTATCTAACAAACACTGTCATTTGTTATTTGATGTATAGATGAATATGTtgataaaaaaattgtttctataAATACCTTGAAAAGGTGAGCTGATAGcttcatagaagattagaaagagtCACCATCCTTCATGGCTGTTTGCCTTCTCAGAGGGTCTTTGTACTGCCTTAATCACGTACCAACTTACTATGTCCAAATCTAGAGGTTAACGTGTTCTGACAGATATTCATaagtattaatattaattatcTCATCCCTGATGTTATTTGGTGTACAATTATCTCATCCCCAACAATCCGCACAGCTGCTTGGAGGGGGTATAGCGAACTCTCGTGATGGTAGTTGAGGGTTCTGGCAAGCCAGGGTAAAGGATTTTTTGGATAAATGGAAAAGGAAGAACCAGGGCCCATACCAGGCGCAGGGGTCAGCCTGGGAtgagattaaaaaggaaatggaggaagtgttaggggacccagagggatggggggtggctgaggagcccactCTCCTTTGTTATATGGGTAGGGGAAGAAGGTCCCTGCCCATGGGGACTGAATTCcttccagggaaaggaggcagttCAGTCAACTTGTGAGAGGTTtgaagtaagggcagcagtatgggaagctgccagtaacctttcaagtttggtgctgtttcagcaggggctgctgaAGTGTTGTAAATTAGTTAAGGTGGTTAAAAATTATTTAGCACAACAGGGTTTAGAGTCAGAAGCAGAGTTAACAGACACCTGTAGAGACAGGAGCAcacttcccagtgtatggctgcctaactacatcttagctgaaggccttagcctgtcacagtaagagaaggccattccacAGACAGCGATCTTTgagtctttcttttatacctctataactaacTAAGTGAAAAGAAAACACCTTATATGATGATGGGGATGGGTCTTTTCCAGAACTAGGGTAAACATATTCAGTTATTTGTTCCATTCCCTATTCAGCTCCCCAAAGTCAAGAGGGCAAACTGGTATgccatttatctatgccaaaggttACAAGCACTTCTACTAACTTGATCTACTTAATCATACAAGATACAGGCCTTTAGGTTCCTTGCGTTTTGGCCAAATATTATGAATAACTATAACATATACTGCAATTCAGCATAAGCAAACCCCCCAAAATTTTATAATCAATCAAACCAGTGGAAAAAACCCCCACACATTATGCAATACAGCAAGATAGCAAGTTGGCCTTACGGGCTACAGCGTCCCACATACTTTAGGGAACTGGGAGaacagatgggtgtgttttagtGACATTTAAAGAAATGTATAACTTGCCAAATCGTCATATAAATGATAAAATCTGAAATGTGTAACTTTGGAGACACATTCTTTCTTCATAAGGTGAATGTAACATCACAGCACAAGACGGCTTCCTAGAGACCGGTATTGTATAAAGGCTATTTCCTGTACTGTTTTATTATGGGGTTAGAGCAGTAAACCTGACATTCTTTAGTGGGCCTCTTGGACCCATTTCAGAACAAATGAAAGCTTGGTCAAGCAATTGACTACACAACTGATCAACAACTAGTGTGAATCACTCCTTCCTCTCAAATTCAATATTTAGACACAATGAAGGCacccacagaaataattaccCATGAGataaaatgccactgaattttatGAACCTTCAGCATTATAGAAATAAATGGAAAACTTAAGTTTTGTTTTTCACATTGTACTCCAAAAAAAGATTCTGGACACGGTAAATGCAGTTTCAAAACTGCTACAATCCAGAGGCACAGATCTATACAAAGCAGCAGAATTATTTCCCAAAGCCACTAAACTCATAGCTACATTTCAAATTGAGTTCAAAGAAGCCAAATGTTGATCAATTAAATTATCAGAAAAATGGGTCAGACAAATCAAGTCTGAAGAGAAGTGCTTGAGAAGGGCAAAAAGGCAGGGGAGTAGCCTGTTTTGTGGCTGATGATGGAGGAGATCAGAGCTGATACTGGCTGTTCCAGGGAAGAATCTCCCCCTGAACAAGTGTACAAAGGTCCCTCCCTGAGGGTATGGCTCCATTACCCGCGGTATCAGCGGTTAGTGATCGATcaatcggggatcgatgtatcgcatcTCTTCTAGATGCGATACTCAATTCCCAAACTtgctccctgtcgactccggaactccaccagggtgagaggtggaagctgagttgacgggggagtggcGGCCGTCGATCCCATACCATGAAGAGGCGTAgtaattcaatctaagatacatcaacttcagctacgctactctcctgtagcagtctgggaactgaccttgtttgtgaagacaaaggcaaaaaaaggattgtgtacattagctttttccacatcctctgtcactaggttgccttcctcgttcagtaaggggcctacactttccttgacttttttcttgttgctaacatacctgaagaaacccttcttattactcttaacatctcttgctagctgcaactccaagtgtgatttggccttcctgatttcactcctgcatgcctgagcaatatttttatactcctccctcaccaatcttccacttcttgtaagtttcttttttgcgtttaagatcagcaaggatttcactgttaagtcaagctggtcacctgccacatTTACTATTCTTCTCACACATTgcgatttttttttcctgcaacttcaattagtattctttaaaatacagccagctctcctggaatcctttcccctcatgttattttcccaggggatcctgcccatcagctcccttagggagtcaaagtctgcttttctgaagtctaggatccgtattctgctgctctcctttcttccttgtgtcaggatcctgaactctaccatctcatggtcactgcctcccagcttcccatccacttttgcttcccctactaactcttctctgtttgtcagCAGTAGGTCAAGAGGAGCTCTGCCTCTAtatggttcctccagcacttggaccaggaaattgtcccctacactttcaaaaactttctggattgtcttccaaggggggttctgtgatctaacctgtcacaagaacaatgaacaaaaaaatgggaaaggttcacGAAAACAAGAAACCCTGCTTTGTGGACACACGGACATCACAAACAGCCGTCTCTGAGACACAAGGAAAGTTCATAGTCTGTTCCACTCCAAAATCAACTGTGCAAAGAAGTAAGTTATTTTTACTCAAAGATGCTGTAGTAGTTAAATATCGCAGTCCAGTTATCAAAAACACACAGTTTCACAACTCTCACCAGTAAGCTCTAGTAGAATGTCTTCAATTCCTACAGCAGTTTTCCTGTATAAGGACTTTCCAGTAGAAACATTAGGTTTATCCTCCAGGTTGTGTGACGGATTCAACATAGAAAAATCAGGTACATTTTGCTCACCGAATCACCGTATATTTGACAAAGAACTTCAGCGTTGctgattctttctttttctcttttggttATGTGAAAGTGTAGCTTCTGTGTGTAAAATTGAAAACAACCATGACTACACAGGAACTAATGGAAAACTACTGTGCCTCAAAATGTTTCAGTATCTAATGGTAGTCTCAGGTCAGGTCTACACTCATTTGGGAtcgatgctctgagatcgatccacgggtggtcgatttagtgggtctagtaaagagaagagtaagataagtcaAGGGGAGATTTTCTCTTgtcaacctcccctccccctccaacagTGTAGACCCTGCAGTAACTTTACCCaaggtacatcgactccagctaccTTATTCCCGTAGCTGGAATTGTGTAGAGTAGGTTCACTTACCgtgttagtgtagacatagtctaagcATCACGGAAAGGCTGAGTAacagggtgtgtggggatggaggctGATGAGTGGCAATGAAAGAGGCCAAGTGATGCTCAGAGAGAGGTAACTCACCAATGGAAAAAGCCGTGCTGAGTGATGGAGTGATAATATATTGTGTGGGAGGAACTTCTCAGACTGTGAAATTCCACAATGCTGAGCTCAACCAGATTGGGACAGGGCACCCTTGATTAATGAGGAAATATGCTTTCCTCCTCTTGTAATAGAGGTTTCAAGTGAATGGCCCCAGGCGATCACCTTCTGCAGCAGATGTATTTGCCTACTTTATCACGAAGCTCTTTGGTTCTGATTCCATAAATGATCGGGTTGAGCATGGGAGGGATGAGGAGATAGAGGTCAGCCAAGATGATGTGAACATGGGGAGCGATGTTTTGACCAAGCCGGTATgtgaaaatggagaagatgctAGGGGTGTAATATGTCAGCATCACACAGATGTGGGTTGTGCAAGTGTTGAAAGCTTTCTGGTGAGCTTTCTTAGAGGAGATTCTGAGGATGGCCCTGATGATCAGACCGTAGGACAGGACAATGAGCGTCAGGTCAAACCCCAAAACTACAAACATTAGCATCAAGCTATATATCCTAATGACTGTAATGTCCCCACACgccatcttgaacaaagctgTGTACTCGCATTGCGTGTGGGGGATAATGCggttggcacagaatggctgcctACTCAGGAGCAAAGGTAGAGGCAGAATGTAGAAAACAGCTCTTATCAGACCTATAAGCCCAAGCTTAGCTATTAGTGCATTGCTGAGGATGGTGGCATATCTCAGAGGGTTACATATGGCAAcgtagcgatcaaaagccattgTTACGAGGGTGGCTGAGTGCATAACAGAAACTGTGTgaaggaagaacatctgggtgaggcagccagCCACAGTAATGCCTTTTAAATTGAACCAAAATATGGCCAGTGCCTTTGGCACGACGAAGGTAGGTGTGGCGATGTCTGTGAgcgccagcatgcagagcagcaggtacaTCGGCTTGTGCAGAGTCTGCTCCTTACGTACAACACACAGAAGAGTGAAATTTCCCAACAAGCTTATAATGTAGAATgtagagaaagggatggaaatccagatgTGGGCAGCCTCCAGGCTGGGGATGCCCATTAAGATGAACGTTGTAGGGTCAGAGCGGGTGAAGTTGAAAGCTGCCATGAAGTGGTTGATGTGTTGATATGACTCAGAAATGCTCAATATGCCTATTAAGGGAGAGAAGCACAGCGAGGGAGTTACACACTTTATAACAAATAgtacagtaaatattttatagctattaacttccaggagtcttcttgagtggggagtgaagaaccaccaatgatgtcactccctgctttATATAACTTAAGCATCTGACGGGAACCATGtgtttcaaaacttggtttcCAGATTAGTTTGTGGGAAAATTACAGATGGAGCCCAGAGTTCTCTGGCCTGGTGACATGCCCTTGTAAAGTCATAGCATCCATTATGTATAGGCTGTCTGAGAATGCTTCAGACAGCCTCATCTGGTGGGAGATAAGTTTCTCTTAATGCGTATTGTTTTCTCCAATGACTCATTGCTCTGAATAGGCCCGTCCCAATCGGCTATCTAGACTGAAATCATACTGCCTAGTGGTCCTTACCCAGTTGTAACTGCATTTGCAATACAGATaagtagtcaatattcataactgcaGACAAAAATCTTACATGCATATGAATCAGATAATGACCCCTCTTGCATAAAATGTGTCATAATTATACTATAATTATGCTATAATCATGTAATCATATTATAATGATATCACTATGATCAATATGGGGTACATTGTCACAAAATATCAGTGGTTATTTCTAGCAACGAAATGCCTGAAGCTACATAACAACAACAATTGGGAACAAAACTGAGTAAAGGTTCTGTCACCCAGGCTGCAGTTTTGTGACTTGCCAGAGCAAAGAGACTCTGAAGCTCCCCAAACACACTCTGTACCAGGAAAAGTCCCAAACCTGGGATCAGCAAtcatacagaaaaaaattatttcagcagcacTGTCCACCTGTCCATCAACATGCCGCTCTGCAActctgtgacgttcccctctggtgtcatctggaccggtgatctgctaggtcactccaagccTTGACTCTTGGAGCCAGACTGACCCTGCTCTGCAGTGagaacccctcactcctgggctgttcacgcacagcctctgccaTGTAAACTGTCCCT of the Gopherus flavomarginatus isolate rGopFla2 chromosome 1, rGopFla2.mat.asm, whole genome shotgun sequence genome contains:
- the LOC127055034 gene encoding olfactory receptor 52E2-like yields the protein MAAFNFTRSDPTTFILMGIPSLEAAHIWISIPFSTFYIISLLGNFTLLCVVRKEQTLHKPMYLLLCMLALTDIATPTFVVPKALAIFWFNLKGITVAGCLTQMFFLHTVSVMHSATLVTMAFDRYVAICNPLRYATILSNALIAKLGLIGLIRAVFYILPLPLLLSRQPFCANRIIPHTQCEYTALFKMACGDITVIRIYSLMLMFVVLGFDLTLIVLSYGLIIRAILRISSKKAHQKAFNTCTTHICVMLTYYTPSIFSIFTYRLGQNIAPHVHIILADLYLLIPPMLNPIIYGIRTKELRDKVGKYICCRR